In Solanum lycopersicum chromosome 5, SLM_r2.1, the following are encoded in one genomic region:
- the LOC101257862 gene encoding uncharacterized protein — protein MEAPKSAPPQSQNLPPSQPPMNRKRPLDISKSQNSPYNKMRLIVKDLRPHVIEVLRTPDFRNCKAATEIRQQLNLLIDLYKEVMEETVNPEVAKDASGAQNSSVDIMDEDKPSEQQNDMKPPPESGASVKPEGNSSEKQEAEDDAVQGTGTYVVGGSAFGWNFITYTSGKAIYYGRTKESFRSSYVKSE, from the exons ATGGAAGCCCCTAAATCTGCGCCACCCCAAAGCCAAAATCTTCCTCCTTCTCAGCCACCCATGAACAGAAAGAGGCCACTTGACATCTCCAAGTCACAAAATTCCCCTTACAACAAGATGAGACTCATTGTTAAAGATCTTCGACCCCATGTTATCGAG GTTCTCCGTACTCCTGACTTCCGCAATTGCAAGGCTGCTACTGAAATCCGTCAAC AGTTGAATCTCCTGATAGATCTTTACAAGGAGGTGATGGAAGAAACAGTAAACCCAGAGGTGGCTAAGGATGCATCCGGAGCCCAGAATTCTTCAGTGGATATCATGGATGAAGATAAGCCTAGTGAGCAACAGAACGACATGAAACCTCCTCCCGAGAGTGGGGCCTCTGTGAAGCCTGAAGGCAATTCATCTGAGAAACAGGAAGCTGAAGATGATGCGGTCCAAGGGACAGGCACATATGTCGTTGGAGGTTCAGCATTTGGCTGGAACTTCATAACATACACCAGCGGGAAGGCCATCTATTATGGACGAACCAAAGAGTCCTTCCGATCTTCATATGTTAAATCTGAATGA
- the LOC109120329 gene encoding transcription factor PCL1-like yields MEERKERRLRIKWTPNVNKKFNEAIRRLGEKATAIPILEYMNVPQLTRKQVENRLQQYRESESLTYTTALLEHF; encoded by the exons atggaagAACGAAAGGAGAGAAGGCTACGTATAAAATGGACGCCGAATGTTAACAAGAAATTCAATGAAGCTATTCGCAGATTAGGAGAAAAAG CTACTGCTATACCGATCTTGGAGTACATGAATGTGCCACAATTGACTCGCAAACAAGTTGAGAATCGTCTACAGCAATACAGA GAATCAGAATCCTTGACATACACAACAGCATTACTGGAGCACTTTTGA
- the LOC101258156 gene encoding LIM domain-containing protein PLIM2c-like — MAFTGTLDKCKACDKTVYFVDLLSADGATFHKSCFKCSHCKGTLVMSNYSSMDGVLYCKPHFEQLFKESGNFSKNFQTSSKSEKESSLAKAPSKVSAMFSGTQDKCAACSKTVYPLEKVILEGEAFHKSCFKCAHGGCALTHATYAALDGVLYCKHHFAQLFMEKGSYQHVLKATTNKKSTVTPVDDDDNNNNNNDDDDKPANEDDKPANDHDKADEKEPNDENEQS, encoded by the exons atggcATTCACAGGGACATTGGATAAATGCAAAGCTTGTGATAAGACAGTTTACTTTGTTGATTTGTTATCTGCTGATGGAGCTACTTTTCATAAGTCATGCTTCAAATGTAGCCATTGCAAAGGCACTCttgtg ATGAGCAATTATTCCTCTATGGATGGAGTCCTCTATTGCAAGCCACATTTCGAACAACTTTTTAAGGAATCTGGAAATTTTAGCAAAAACTTTCAGACTTCTT CCAAGTCTGAAAAGGAAAGTTCTCTG GCAAAGGCTCCAAGCAAAGTCTCTGCAATGTTCTCTGGAACCCAAGACAAATGTGCTGCTTGCAGCAAAACTGTTTACCCTCTTGAAAAg GTAATATTGGAGGGAGAAGCATTTCACAAATCATGCTTCAAGTGTGCTCATGGAGGTTGTGCCTTGACTCATGCAACATATGCTGCACTTGATGGAGTCCTTTATTGCAAGCACCATTTTGCTCAACTTTTCATGGAGAAAGGAAGTTACCAACATGTCCTCAAGGCTACTACTAACAAGAAGAGTACTGTAACAcctgttgatgatgatgataataataataataacaatgacgACGACGACAAGCCTGCTAATGAGGACGACAAGCCTGCTAATGATCATGACAAGGCAGATGAGAAGGAACCTAATGATGAAAATGAGCAATCTTGA